One segment of Pontibacter akesuensis DNA contains the following:
- a CDS encoding heavy-metal-associated domain-containing protein — translation MNKFKALLFSIVLAFMSFGVQAQQGNKETVKIKTSAVCDMCKATLEKAMAYEKGVKSSSLDVKSKVLTVVFDSRKTNAANIAKAVTETGYDADDKPAQERAYNRLDDCCKKEAGDH, via the coding sequence ATGAACAAATTCAAAGCACTTCTTTTCTCCATAGTTTTAGCTTTTATGAGCTTTGGCGTGCAGGCCCAGCAGGGAAACAAAGAAACGGTAAAGATCAAAACATCTGCCGTTTGCGACATGTGCAAAGCCACCCTGGAGAAAGCCATGGCGTATGAGAAAGGTGTTAAATCATCCAGCCTCGACGTGAAATCTAAAGTATTGACGGTGGTGTTTGATAGCCGCAAGACAAATGCAGCGAACATTGCCAAGGCTGTGACGGAGACAGGGTATGATGCCGATGACAAGCCGGCACAGGAAAGAGCGTACAACCGCCTGGACGACTGCTGCAAGAAAGAGGCAGGCGACCATTAG
- a CDS encoding fatty acid desaturase encodes MAIKRSSDYRGVAVAAVILVAWFALLAYLLQSSFDFSSPLTYLFILVQTHLYTGLFITAHDAMHGVVAPGKPKLNKAIGTVTAFLFAYNWYPRLLPKHHQHHRHVATDKDPDYHSGSFWPWYLSFLKQYITWWQIALMAITFNVLKLYFPLWNVILFWMLPAILATFQLFYFGTFLPHRGEHPADNRHKSGTQAKNHLWAFISCYFFGYHYEHHDKPYLPWWQLYKAKT; translated from the coding sequence ATGGCCATAAAAAGGAGCAGTGATTACAGGGGAGTAGCCGTAGCCGCAGTTATTCTGGTAGCTTGGTTTGCTTTGCTGGCGTACCTGCTGCAGAGCTCGTTTGACTTCTCCTCTCCGCTGACGTACCTGTTTATACTGGTGCAAACCCACCTCTACACCGGCCTCTTTATTACCGCCCATGACGCCATGCACGGTGTTGTAGCGCCCGGAAAGCCGAAATTGAACAAAGCTATCGGCACGGTGACAGCATTTCTGTTTGCCTACAACTGGTATCCGCGCCTGCTGCCCAAGCACCACCAGCACCACCGCCACGTAGCCACCGACAAGGATCCCGATTACCACTCAGGCAGCTTCTGGCCCTGGTACCTTAGCTTTCTGAAGCAGTACATTACCTGGTGGCAAATTGCGCTGATGGCCATTACGTTTAATGTGCTGAAGCTGTATTTCCCGCTGTGGAACGTGATTCTATTCTGGATGCTGCCGGCCATACTTGCCACTTTCCAGCTTTTTTACTTCGGCACCTTCCTGCCGCACCGCGGAGAACATCCTGCGGACAACAGGCACAAATCGGGCACGCAAGCCAAGAACCACCTCTGGGCGTTTATCAGTTGTTATTTTTTTGGCTATCACTACGAGCACCACGACAAGCCCTATCTGCCTTGGTGGCAGCTGTATAAAGCAAAGACCTGA
- a CDS encoding 4-hydroxy-3-methylbut-2-enyl diphosphate reductase, which produces METLSVTIDSNSGFCFGVVYAIQMAEDILAERGYLYCLGDIVHNDEEVERLQQQGLRIINHEQFRELQDETVLIRAHGEPPETYQAALKNNLTLVDASCPVVLKLQNRIKSSYDKKDKIFIYGKHGHAEVMGLLGQTSNEAVVFESMEELLRHELPANITLYSQTTKSTHSFYSIKGQLEELGYQVNANDTICRQVSNRDKELRKFASKFTKVVFVSGTKSSNGKVLYHVCKDTNPNTFFISKAEQLQPDWFSPGDSIGICGATSTPMWLMEQVRDALLKGEF; this is translated from the coding sequence ATGGAAACCCTCAGCGTCACAATCGATTCCAACTCTGGTTTCTGCTTCGGAGTAGTCTATGCCATCCAGATGGCCGAGGACATCCTGGCGGAGCGCGGGTACCTATATTGCCTGGGCGATATCGTGCACAACGACGAGGAGGTGGAACGCCTGCAGCAGCAGGGCCTGCGCATCATAAATCACGAGCAATTTCGGGAACTACAGGACGAAACTGTGCTTATCCGTGCCCACGGCGAGCCACCGGAAACGTACCAGGCAGCTTTGAAGAACAATCTAACATTAGTAGATGCCTCCTGCCCGGTGGTGCTGAAGCTTCAGAACCGCATTAAATCATCCTATGACAAAAAAGATAAGATTTTTATCTATGGCAAGCACGGCCACGCAGAGGTTATGGGTTTGCTTGGCCAGACCAGTAACGAGGCCGTGGTGTTTGAAAGTATGGAAGAGTTGCTGCGGCACGAGCTTCCGGCTAACATTACGCTCTACAGCCAGACAACCAAAAGCACGCACAGCTTCTACAGTATAAAGGGACAGCTGGAGGAATTAGGCTATCAGGTGAACGCCAACGATACTATTTGCCGGCAGGTATCGAACCGTGACAAGGAACTTCGTAAGTTTGCCTCTAAGTTTACAAAGGTAGTTTTTGTATCGGGTACCAAGTCCAGCAACGGCAAAGTGCTGTACCACGTGTGCAAAGACACGAATCCGAACACCTTCTTTATTTCCAAGGCAGAGCAACTGCAGCCGGACTGGTTTAGCCCCGGCGACAGCATTGGCATCTGTGGGGCTACCTCCACACCTATGTGGCTGATGGAGCAGGTGCGCGATGCTTTGCTGAAAGGTGAATTTTAA